Proteins encoded by one window of Clostridium perfringens:
- a CDS encoding glycoside hydrolase family 88 protein, whose amino-acid sequence MIKEIRVEEIAKKDEFLKTKLLTRAEVKNAIDLVIKQIDANMEYFKEKFPSSATKNNQYGIIENIEWTDGFWTGLLWLAYEYTGDEKYRELADKNVASFKNRVEKDIELDHHDLGFLYSLATVSGYKLTGSEDAREASIKAANKLISRYQEKGEFIQAWGELGSKDHYRFIIDCLLNIPLLYWASDETGDAKYRNIANKHFVTSCNNVIRDDASAFHTFYMDNETGKPLRGVTRQGYSDDSAWARGQAWGVYGIPLNYRYTRNESCFNLYEGMTNYFLNRLPKDNVCYWDLIFNDGDDHSKDSSAAAIAVCGMHEMNKYLPEVDENKEVYKYAMHNILRSLMENYMNPEIEPGKPVLLHGVYSWHSGKGVDEGNIWGDYFFLEALIRFYKDWNLYW is encoded by the coding sequence ATGATTAAGGAAATAAGAGTTGAAGAGATTGCAAAGAAAGATGAATTTCTGAAAACTAAGTTATTAACTAGAGCTGAGGTTAAAAATGCTATTGATTTAGTTATAAAACAAATAGATGCTAATATGGAATATTTCAAAGAAAAATTTCCATCATCAGCAACAAAAAATAATCAGTATGGAATTATAGAAAATATAGAGTGGACTGATGGATTCTGGACAGGCTTATTATGGCTTGCTTATGAGTACACAGGAGATGAAAAATATAGAGAGTTAGCAGATAAAAATGTTGCATCTTTTAAAAACAGAGTGGAAAAAGATATAGAATTAGATCATCATGATTTAGGATTCTTATATTCATTAGCTACAGTAAGTGGTTATAAATTAACAGGCTCTGAGGATGCAAGAGAAGCTTCAATAAAAGCTGCAAATAAACTTATTTCTAGATACCAAGAAAAAGGTGAGTTTATTCAAGCTTGGGGAGAGCTAGGTAGCAAAGATCACTACAGATTTATAATAGATTGTTTATTAAATATACCATTATTATACTGGGCTAGTGATGAAACAGGAGATGCAAAGTATAGAAACATAGCAAATAAACATTTTGTTACATCTTGTAATAATGTTATAAGAGATGATGCATCTGCATTCCATACATTCTATATGGATAATGAAACTGGAAAACCTTTAAGAGGAGTTACTAGACAAGGATATAGTGATGATTCAGCTTGGGCTAGAGGACAAGCTTGGGGAGTTTATGGTATTCCATTAAATTATAGATATACAAGAAATGAAAGTTGTTTTAATCTTTATGAGGGGATGACTAATTATTTCTTAAATAGATTACCTAAGGATAACGTTTGTTATTGGGATTTGATTTTCAATGATGGTGATGATCATTCAAAGGATTCTTCAGCAGCAGCAATAGCTGTTTGTGGTATGCATGAAATGAATAAATATTTACCAGAAGTTGACGAAAATAAAGAAGTATATAAATATGCAATGCATAATATTTTAAGATCATTAATGGAAAATTATATGAATCCTGAAATAGAACCTGGAAAACCGGTTTTATTACATGGAGTATATTCATGGCATTCAGGAAAAGGTGTAGATGAAGGAAACATATGGGGAGATTATTTCTTCTTAGAAGCCTTAATAAGATTTTATAAAGATTGGAACCTTTATTGGTAA